One Malus domestica chromosome 11, GDT2T_hap1 genomic region harbors:
- the LOC103447083 gene encoding putative UDP-glucose glucosyltransferase isoform X2, whose amino-acid sequence MGTEIIPAHMVLVCFPGQGHINPMLRLGKRLAAKGFLVSFSTTENFGKEMRAANSGISDEPTPVGDGFIRFEFFDDGLPEQDPKRTDLDYYMPQLELVGKDLVTQMIKRHANEGRPVSCLVNNPFIPWVCDIGTELGIPRATLWVQSCAVFSAYYHYHSKAVWFPTETEPNLDVQLPGMPILKHDEIPSFLHPFDRFQVLGRAILGQFKKLSKSIYVLIDTFQELEPEVIEHMSQFCIVKPVDPLFKNPKPPKTTISGDLMKADDCLEWLDSKPPTSVVYISFGSIVYLKQEQVDEIAHGLLSSGVSFLWVMKPPIKECGFEEHVLPDKFLEKVGDKGKVVKWSPQEQVLAHPSIACFVTHCGWNSSVEANTSGVPVVTFPQWGDQVTNAKFLVDVFGVGLRLSRGAAENRLSMRDEIGKCLLEATVGHKAIELKQNALKWKLAAESAVAEGGSSDQNLQDFLDEIIFRSFKLDFS is encoded by the exons ATGGGAACTGAAATTATTCCCGCTCATATGGTTCTTGTGTGTTTCCCAGGACAGGGACACATAAACCCTATGCTCAGATTAGGCAAACGCCTAGCTGCAAAGGGGTTTTTAGTCAGCTTCTCCACCACTGAAAACTTTGGCAAAGAGATGAGAGCAGCCAACAGTGGCATCAGTGATGAACCCACACCTGTCGGCGATGGTTTTATCAGGTTTGAGTTTTTTGACGATGGTCTTCCAGAACAGGACCCTAAACGCACGGACTTGGACTACTATATGCCACAGCTTGAACTTGTGGGCAAGGATTTGGTAACCCAGATGATCAAACGGCATGCCAATGAAGGTCGTCCAGTTTCATGCCTTGTGAACAACCCATTCATTCCATGGGTTTGTGACATTGGCACTGAGCTTGGGATCCCTCGTGCCACGCTTTGGGTTCAGTCGTGTGCTGTGTTCTCGGCTTATTACCATTATCACAGCAAGGCAGTGTGGTTTCCGACCGAAACCGAGCCAAATTTGGATGTTCAGCTGCCCGGTATGCCAATTTTGAAGCACGATGAGATACCCAGCTTCTTGCACCCTTTCGACCGATTCCAG GTTTTGGGGAGGGCGATTTTAGGCCAGTTCAAGAAGTTATCAAAATCAATATATGTGTTGATAGACACGTTCCAAGAGCTCGAGCCTGAGGTCATCGAGCACATGTCCCAGTTCTGCATAGTGAAGCCTGTTGACCCCTTATTCAAGAACCCAAAACCTCCCAAAACAACCATAAGTGGAGACCTAATGAAAGCTGATGATTGTCTTGAGTGGCTCGATTCCAAGCCTCCAACATCTGTTGTATACATCTCTTTTGGTAGTATTGTGTACTTAAAGCAAGAGCAAGTTGATGAGATTGCTCATGGATTATTGAGCTCTGGGGTCTCATTTTTATGGGTTATGAAGCCACCCATCAAAGAGTGTGGATTCGAAGAACATGTTTTACCTGATAAATTCTTAGAAAAAGTTGGAGATAAAGGAAAAGTGGTGAAATGGAGTCCACAAGAACAGGTTTTAGCTCACCCATCTATCGCATGTTTTGTAACTCACTGTGGCTGGAACTCTTCAGTTGAAGCAAACACTTCAGGCGTGCCAGTTGTGACATTTCCCCAGTGGGGTGACCAAGTCACCAATGCAAAGTTCTTAGTGGATGTGTTTGGTGTAGGGCTTAGATTGAGCCGTGGGGCGGCTGAGAATAGATTGAGCATGAGAGACGAGATAGGGAAGTGTTTGTTGGAGGCAACAGTTGGACACAAGGCAATAGAATTGAAGCAAAACGCATTGAAATGGAAGCTGGCAGCGGAATCGGCGGTGGCTGAGGGCGGCTCCTCCGACCAGAATCTTCAAGATTTTCTGGATGAGATTA TCTTCCGCTCCTTTAAATTGGACTTCAGTTAA
- the LOC103447083 gene encoding putative UDP-glucose glucosyltransferase isoform X1 gives MGTEIIPAHMVLVCFPGQGHINPMLRLGKRLAAKGFLVSFSTTENFGKEMRAANSGISDEPTPVGDGFIRFEFFDDGLPEQDPKRTDLDYYMPQLELVGKDLVTQMIKRHANEGRPVSCLVNNPFIPWVCDIGTELGIPRATLWVQSCAVFSAYYHYHSKAVWFPTETEPNLDVQLPGMPILKHDEIPSFLHPFDRFQVLGRAILGQFKKLSKSIYVLIDTFQELEPEVIEHMSQFCIVKPVDPLFKNPKPPKTTISGDLMKADDCLEWLDSKPPTSVVYISFGSIVYLKQEQVDEIAHGLLSSGVSFLWVMKPPIKECGFEEHVLPDKFLEKVGDKGKVVKWSPQEQVLAHPSIACFVTHCGWNSSVEANTSGVPVVTFPQWGDQVTNAKFLVDVFGVGLRLSRGAAENRLSMRDEIGKCLLEATVGHKAIELKQNALKWKLAAESAVAEGGSSDQNLQDFLDEISNRIEAKRIEMEEGSGSGGG, from the exons ATGGGAACTGAAATTATTCCCGCTCATATGGTTCTTGTGTGTTTCCCAGGACAGGGACACATAAACCCTATGCTCAGATTAGGCAAACGCCTAGCTGCAAAGGGGTTTTTAGTCAGCTTCTCCACCACTGAAAACTTTGGCAAAGAGATGAGAGCAGCCAACAGTGGCATCAGTGATGAACCCACACCTGTCGGCGATGGTTTTATCAGGTTTGAGTTTTTTGACGATGGTCTTCCAGAACAGGACCCTAAACGCACGGACTTGGACTACTATATGCCACAGCTTGAACTTGTGGGCAAGGATTTGGTAACCCAGATGATCAAACGGCATGCCAATGAAGGTCGTCCAGTTTCATGCCTTGTGAACAACCCATTCATTCCATGGGTTTGTGACATTGGCACTGAGCTTGGGATCCCTCGTGCCACGCTTTGGGTTCAGTCGTGTGCTGTGTTCTCGGCTTATTACCATTATCACAGCAAGGCAGTGTGGTTTCCGACCGAAACCGAGCCAAATTTGGATGTTCAGCTGCCCGGTATGCCAATTTTGAAGCACGATGAGATACCCAGCTTCTTGCACCCTTTCGACCGATTCCAG GTTTTGGGGAGGGCGATTTTAGGCCAGTTCAAGAAGTTATCAAAATCAATATATGTGTTGATAGACACGTTCCAAGAGCTCGAGCCTGAGGTCATCGAGCACATGTCCCAGTTCTGCATAGTGAAGCCTGTTGACCCCTTATTCAAGAACCCAAAACCTCCCAAAACAACCATAAGTGGAGACCTAATGAAAGCTGATGATTGTCTTGAGTGGCTCGATTCCAAGCCTCCAACATCTGTTGTATACATCTCTTTTGGTAGTATTGTGTACTTAAAGCAAGAGCAAGTTGATGAGATTGCTCATGGATTATTGAGCTCTGGGGTCTCATTTTTATGGGTTATGAAGCCACCCATCAAAGAGTGTGGATTCGAAGAACATGTTTTACCTGATAAATTCTTAGAAAAAGTTGGAGATAAAGGAAAAGTGGTGAAATGGAGTCCACAAGAACAGGTTTTAGCTCACCCATCTATCGCATGTTTTGTAACTCACTGTGGCTGGAACTCTTCAGTTGAAGCAAACACTTCAGGCGTGCCAGTTGTGACATTTCCCCAGTGGGGTGACCAAGTCACCAATGCAAAGTTCTTAGTGGATGTGTTTGGTGTAGGGCTTAGATTGAGCCGTGGGGCGGCTGAGAATAGATTGAGCATGAGAGACGAGATAGGGAAGTGTTTGTTGGAGGCAACAGTTGGACACAAGGCAATAGAATTGAAGCAAAACGCATTGAAATGGAAGCTGGCAGCGGAATCGGCGGTGGCTGAGGGCGGCTCCTCCGACCAGAATCTTCAAGATTTTCTGGATGAGATTA GCAATAGAATTGAAGCGAAACGCATTGAAATGGAAGAAGGCAGCGGAAGCGGCGGTGGCTGA
- the LOC103412690 gene encoding protein TPR3-like → MVLYLELHIQLYAYFGGNEIHQHLEIDAHAGSVNDLAFCNPAMQLCALPCGDGHDAPVHSVCPHNKENVHFFFSTSVNGKIKAWLYDNMGYRLDYDAPGHSSTTMAYGADGKRYL, encoded by the exons ATGGTACTCTATTTG GAGTTGCATATCCAATTATACGCTTATTTTGGTGGGAATGAGATTCACCAGCATTTGGAG ATCGATGCTCATGCTGGTAGTGTTAATGATTTGGCGTTCTGCAACCCGGCTATGCAACTTTGTGCCCTACCTTGCGGTGAT GGTCATGATGCTCCCGTGCATTCTGTGTGCCCTCATAACAAGGAAAATGTCCAT tttttcttttcaacatcAGTAAATGGAAAAATAAAAGCATGGCTATACGACAACATGGGATACCGGCTGGATTACGATGCTCCTGGTCACTCATCCACAACAATGGCCTATGGTGCAGATGGTAAAAG GTACTTATGA
- the LOC103429819 gene encoding putative UDP-glucose glucosyltransferase, whose amino-acid sequence MGTEIIPTHMFLVCFPGQGHINPMLRLGKRLAAKGFLVSFSTTENFGKEMRAANSGISDEPTPVGDGFIRFEFFDDGLPEQDPKRTDFDYYMPLLELVGKDLVTQMIKRHANEGRPVSCLVNNPFIPWVCDIGTELGIPCATLWVQSCAVLSAYYHYHSKTVPFPTETEPNLDVQLPSMPLLKHDEIPSFLHPSDQFQVFGRAILGQFKRLSKSMYVLIDTFQELEPEVIEHMSQFCMVKPVGPLFKNPKPPKTTISGDLIKADDCLEWLDSKPPTSVVYISFGSIVYLKQEQVDEIAHGLLSSGVSFLWVMKPAIKEYGFEEHVLPDKFLEKVGDKGKVVKWSPQEQVLGHPSVACFVTHCGWNSSVEALTSGVPVVTFPQWGDQVTNAKFLVDVFGVGLRLSRGAAENRLSMRDEVGKCLLEATVGQRAIELKQNALKWKLAAEAAVAEGCSSDQNLQDFLDEISKTCAA is encoded by the exons ATGGGAACTGAAATTATTCCCACTCATATGTTTCTTGTGTGTTTTCCAGGACAGGGACACATAAACCCTATGCTCAGATTAGGCAAACGCCTAGCTGCAAAGGGGTTTTTGGTCAGCTTCTCCACCACTGAAAACTTTGGCAAGGAGATGAGAGCAGCCAACAGTGGCATCAGTGATGAACCCACACCTGTGGGCGACGGTTTTATCAGGTTTGAGTTTTTTGACGATGGTCTTCCAGAACAGGACCCTAAACGCACGGACTTCGACTACTACATGCCACTGCTTGAACTTGTGGGCAAGGATTTGGTAACCCAGATGATCAAACGGCATGCCAATGAAGGTCGTCCAGTTTCATGCCTTGTGAACAACCCATTCATTCCGTGGGTTTGTGACATTGGCACTGAGCTTGGAATCCCTTGTGCCACGCTTTGGGTTCAGTCGTGTGCTGTGCTCTCGGCTTATTACCATTATCACAGCAAGACAGTGCCATTTCCGACGGAAACCGAGCCAAATTTGGATGTTCAGCTGCCAAGTATGCCGCTTTTGAAGCACGATGAGATACCCAGCTTCTTGCACCCTTCCGACCAATTTCAG GTTTTCGGGAGGGCGATTTTAGGCCAGTTCAAGAGGTTATCAAAATCAATGTATGTGTTGATAGACACGTTCCAAGAGCTCGAGCCAGAGGTCATCGAGCACATGTCCCAGTTCTGCATGGTGAAGCCCGTTGGCCCCTTATTCAAGAACCCAAAACCTCCCAAAACAACCATAAGTGGAGACCTAATTAAAGCTGATGATTGTCTCGAGTGGCTCGATTCCAAGCCTCCAACATCTGTTGTATACATCTCTTTTGGTAGTATTGTGTACTTAAAGCAAGAGCAAGTTGATGAGATTGCTCATGGATTATTGAGCTCTGGGGTATCATTTTTATGGGTTATGAAGCCAGCCATCAAAGAGTATGGATTCGAAGAACATGTTTTACCTGATAAGTTCTTGGAAAAAGTTGGGGATAAAGGAAAAGTGGTGAAATGGAGTCCACAAGAACAGGTTTTAGGTCACCCATCTGTCGCATGTTTTGTAACTCACTGTGGCTGGAACTCTTCAGTTGAAGCACTCACTTCAGGCGTGCCAGTTGTGACATTTCCTCAGTGGGGTGACCAAGTCACCAATGCAAAGTTCTTAGTGGATGTGTTTGGTGTAGGGCTTAGATTGAGCCGTGGGGCGGCTGAGAATAGATTGAGCATGAGAGACGAGGTGGGGAAGTGTTTGTTGGAGGCAACAGTTGGACAGAGGGCAATAGAATTGAAGCAAAACGCATTGAAATGGAAGCTGGCAGCGGAAGCGGCGGTGGCTGAGGGCTGCTCCTCCGACCAGAATCTTCAAGATTTTCTGGATGAGATTAGTAAGACATGTGCTGCTTAG
- the LOC103422588 gene encoding protein EMSY-LIKE 3-like, whose protein sequence is MDYELSDSSGTDDDFPPSHQNRFQRGGRTSGNGRSAAVSSAPLPRMHGDMETQIHRIEQEAYCSLLRAFSAQSDAITWDKETLMTNLRKELRVSDEEHRELLSRVHADDMIQRIRQWRKSGLQPGTLNAAQPVHDPLPSPTVSASRKKQKTSQSLSLGAPTPALPPSMQPSSSALRRGPPPGPRNKKPKSSTQYPSANIPLRPQAANRGPAGAFLESEPAEGETSNPLVGRKVWTRWPEDNHFYEAVITNFNRAEGLHALVYDIGTVDETWEWVNLKEISPEDIRWEADDPGISRKGGRPGPGPGRGNKKSMARGGLVSGAGRGRGTAKGSKKDLPPQLNGIGRKAMSDIEILHTDSLIKEVERVFRASHPDPMEIEKAKKVLKEHEQALVDAITRLEDASDVESDEHTFSQRQSLDQERGWRKRQYDEMAEGRAVDGSNGNKMTREGRIASDDQRFEGNDI, encoded by the exons ATGGACTACGAGCTCTCTGATAGCAGTG GAACGGACGATGACTTTCCGCCGTCTCATCAAAATAGGTTTCAAAGAGGAGGCCGAACTTCTGGGAATGGAAGATCTGCAGCCGTCAGTTCTGCTCCATTACCTAGGATGCATGGTGACATGGAAACCCAGATTCACCGCATTGAGCAAGAAGCGTACTGTTCACTTCTAAGGGCATTTAGTGCTCAATCTGATGCCATCACCTGG GATAAGGAAACTTTAATGACAAATCTTAGAAAGGAGCTGAGAGTATCTGATGAGGAGCACAGAGAACTTTTGTCCAGGGTCCATGCCGATGACATGATCCAGAGAATAAG GCAATGGAGAAAAAGTGGGCTTCAACCTGGTACACTTAATGCTGCTCAGCCTGTTCATGACCCCCTACCTAGTCCAACTGTTTCAGCATCACGGAAGAAACAGAAAACATCACAGTCCTTATCCCTCGGTGCTCCAACTCCTGCACTGCCTCCATCCATGCAACCATCCTCTTCAGCCTTGAGACGAGGTCCTCCTCCAGGACCTCGGAACAAGAAACCAAAATCT TCCACACAGTACCCTTCCGCAAATATTCCTCTAAGGCCCCAGGCCGCTAATCGAGGTCCCGCTGGTGCCTTTTTGGAGAGTGAGCCTGCTGAGGGAGAAACTAGTAATCCGTTAGTAGGAAGAAAGGTTTGGACAAGGTGGCCTGAAGACAACCACTTCTATGAGGCTGTTATAACTAATTTCAACCGTGCTGAG GGTCTACATGCTCTGGTTTATGATATTGGTACAGTGGATGAGACATGGGAATGGGTCAATCTAAAAGAG ATATCTCCTGAAGATATTCGGTGGGAAGCTGATGATCCTGGGATTTCTCGTAAAGGTGGTCGACCTGGCCCTGGACCTGGCCGAGGGAACAAAAAGTCCATGGCACGTGGCGGTTTAGTTTCAGGTGCAGGAAGAGGTAGAGGGACTGCAAAGGGTTCCAAGAAGGATTTGCCCCCGCAGCTAAATGGCATTGGCAGGAAGGCAATGAGCGATATTGAAATACTTCATACAGATTCGTTGATTAAAGAG GTGGAAAGGGTTTTCAGAGCCAGCCATCCCGACCCCATGGAGATTGAGAAAGCCAAGAAAGTTCTCAAA GAGCATGAACAGGCACTGGTCGATGCAATTACAAGACTCGAAGATGCATCTGACGTTGAAAGCG ATGAACATACATTCTCTCAAAGACAATCACTAGACCAAGAACGAGGATGGAGAAAGCGGCAGTATGACGAGATGGCTGAAGGTCGGGCAGTTGACGGCTCAAATGGCAATAAAATGACAAGGGAGGGCAGAATTGCATCTGATGACCAACGTTTTGAGGGCAACGACATATGA